A stretch of Syntrophus gentianae DNA encodes these proteins:
- a CDS encoding catalase family protein — protein MNIKMRLLKFLHDILLVMLHIERRLEPLFRPQWNRLFREPLAGIIQYLINRQRRDEGLQLAEETVDADEEESLDKIIDLMADQMRGHFEPGAYERGGNTKTHGLVRATVTIREDLPELCRRGIFTTPRTYPAYVRYSGPGPDVPADIRDVGFLSMAVKLMDVPGKKLMDEETYTQDFITVCTPTFVTPNTRENAKLQYWSLVNMPLYYFLNPKDTHLLDFFMQSLWNETQYNPLGQRYWSCTPYLLGEGLAVMYSFRPKTQVDTKIPGLPFGKVSFNYLRENMIKTLNQKDVEFDLLIQVQTDPFLMPIENASVRWPEKLSPFIPVATVRIPQQRFDSEAQFAFAKRLKMNPWHCLPEHRPLGNQNRARRRMYYELSNFRQEMNETSHLEPTGDEVFE, from the coding sequence ATGAACATCAAGATGCGGCTGCTGAAATTTCTGCACGATATTCTTCTGGTAATGCTTCATATCGAACGCCGGCTCGAACCGCTGTTCCGGCCCCAGTGGAACAGGTTATTCCGTGAACCTCTTGCCGGGATCATTCAGTACCTCATTAACCGGCAACGCAGGGACGAAGGTCTGCAATTGGCAGAGGAAACCGTGGATGCCGACGAGGAGGAAAGCCTGGATAAAATCATTGACCTCATGGCCGACCAGATGCGCGGGCATTTCGAACCAGGCGCCTATGAACGCGGTGGCAACACAAAAACGCACGGCCTCGTGCGGGCAACTGTGACCATTCGAGAGGACCTGCCCGAGCTTTGCCGCAGGGGAATATTCACCACCCCCCGGACTTACCCGGCCTATGTGCGATATTCCGGGCCAGGCCCGGATGTTCCGGCCGACATCCGTGATGTCGGTTTCCTCAGCATGGCCGTGAAGCTCATGGATGTACCCGGGAAAAAACTCATGGATGAGGAAACGTATACCCAGGATTTCATTACCGTCTGCACGCCGACCTTTGTTACGCCCAACACCCGTGAAAACGCCAAACTGCAGTACTGGAGCCTGGTGAATATGCCCCTTTACTATTTCCTGAACCCGAAGGATACCCACCTTCTCGACTTCTTTATGCAGAGTCTCTGGAATGAAACCCAGTACAACCCGCTGGGACAGCGCTACTGGAGCTGTACCCCTTATCTGCTTGGCGAAGGTCTGGCCGTGATGTATTCGTTTCGGCCAAAGACGCAGGTCGATACCAAGATCCCCGGCTTGCCCTTCGGCAAGGTTTCCTTCAACTATCTGCGGGAAAACATGATCAAGACCCTGAATCAGAAAGATGTGGAATTTGATCTCCTGATCCAGGTCCAGACGGATCCGTTTCTGATGCCGATAGAAAACGCCTCGGTTCGCTGGCCTGAGAAACTGTCCCCGTTTATCCCGGTGGCTACGGTACGCATCCCGCAGCAGAGATTTGATTCCGAGGCCCAGTTTGCCTTTGCCAAGCGGCTTAAAATGAACCCCTGGCACTGTCTGCCTGAACATCGTCCCCTTGGCAACCAGAATCGCGCCCGACGGAGAATGTACTATGAATTATCAAATTTCCGCCAGGAAATGAATGAGACAAGCCATCTCGAACCGACAGGGGATGAAGTATTCGAGTAG
- a CDS encoding universal stress protein — MGKKFLVALDKSSNSLRAVQFLADSINPNSQVTLMSVVADPAAACELKGPSEIHPLLAEELKDFCLVEEAKRAAAEGFLDEAKKALIKAGFPADNICVELRTQEEDIAEDILVEARKENYDAILLGRRGIAGKKKFTFGSIANKIVNHAEDISIIVID, encoded by the coding sequence ATGGGGAAAAAATTCTTGGTGGCATTGGACAAATCCAGCAATTCCCTGAGGGCCGTCCAGTTCCTGGCGGACTCCATCAATCCCAACTCCCAGGTAACGCTCATGAGCGTCGTGGCGGATCCGGCGGCAGCCTGCGAGCTGAAAGGGCCTTCTGAAATACATCCCCTGTTGGCGGAAGAGCTCAAGGACTTCTGCCTCGTTGAGGAAGCCAAAAGGGCCGCCGCCGAGGGTTTCCTGGATGAAGCAAAAAAAGCCCTGATCAAGGCGGGCTTTCCTGCCGACAACATCTGCGTTGAGCTTCGCACGCAGGAAGAAGATATCGCCGAAGACATCCTTGTCGAAGCAAGGAAAGAAAACTACGACGCCATTCTTCTGGGCCGACGGGGCATCGCCGGAAAAAAGAAGTTCACCTTTGGCAGCATTGCCAACAAGATCGTCAATCATGCGGAAGACATCTCGATCATCGTTATCGACTGA